One region of Endozoicomonas sp. Mp262 genomic DNA includes:
- the secD gene encoding protein translocase subunit SecD — MLNRYPLWKYLLILLVVAWGIIYALPNFYPADPAVQVTGVSASHKITDSVLKRAEKALTKANIHVKASDHNDGSLLIRLNQADQQQLAKSLIKESLGDDYVVALNLAPTTPDWLTAIGAYPMKLGLDLSGGVHFLLEVDTAKAVKTKMDIANAEIRSLLRKERLRYRTLPERQDGARQLAFLDEDTRDKAVKKVAREFPDFVVEGSELNGRYVLSYGYTEAGIKEIEDYAVRQNLTTVRNRVNELGVSEPLVQRQGRSGIIVELPGVQDTAEAKRILGKTANLEFRLEAGAKDSRASTEEFEFRDSRRPPAALERDIIITGDQVSSAQSNFDTQTGQPQVNISLDSHGGTLMNRATRHNIGRAMAVLFIEQKPYTRTETRVENGKEIKVKVPGFKEEKHIISLATIQSALGNQFRITGLDSVGEASELALLLRAGSLAAPMYFAEERTVGPSLGAENIAMGINSTLIGLALVVMFMVVVYRVFGLMANIALACNLMLLTAAMSLFGATLTMPGIAGIVLTLGMAVDANVLVFSRIREEIKNGRPIQRAIHDGYDRAFVSIFDGNITTLLVGVILFAVGTGPVKGFAVTLSIGILTSMFTAIVVTRSLVNLVYGGRNVKKLYI; from the coding sequence ATGCTCAATCGATACCCCCTGTGGAAGTACCTGCTTATTTTACTGGTTGTGGCCTGGGGCATCATTTATGCCCTGCCCAATTTCTATCCCGCTGATCCGGCTGTGCAGGTAACCGGAGTCAGTGCTTCTCACAAAATCACTGACTCAGTGCTGAAGCGTGCAGAGAAGGCACTGACAAAAGCGAATATTCATGTTAAGGCATCAGACCACAACGACGGCTCCCTGCTGATCCGCCTGAATCAGGCCGATCAGCAGCAGTTGGCCAAATCGCTGATTAAGGAAAGCCTGGGTGATGATTATGTGGTTGCCCTGAACCTGGCGCCCACGACCCCTGACTGGCTGACTGCCATCGGTGCCTATCCCATGAAACTGGGTCTGGATCTGTCCGGCGGTGTGCATTTTCTGTTAGAGGTAGATACCGCCAAAGCGGTGAAAACCAAGATGGATATTGCCAATGCGGAAATACGTTCCCTGCTGAGAAAGGAACGCCTGCGTTACAGAACATTGCCCGAGCGTCAGGATGGTGCCCGTCAGCTGGCATTTCTTGATGAAGACACCCGTGATAAGGCGGTGAAAAAAGTCGCAAGGGAATTTCCCGATTTTGTGGTGGAAGGCAGTGAGCTGAACGGTCGTTATGTTCTTTCCTACGGTTATACGGAAGCGGGTATTAAGGAAATTGAAGATTACGCGGTCCGCCAAAACCTGACCACTGTCCGCAACCGGGTGAATGAGTTGGGTGTTTCCGAACCCCTGGTTCAGAGGCAGGGTCGTAGTGGTATTATCGTGGAACTGCCGGGTGTTCAGGATACGGCGGAAGCCAAGCGTATCCTGGGTAAAACCGCTAACCTGGAATTCCGTCTTGAGGCAGGGGCCAAGGACTCCAGGGCCTCCACCGAAGAGTTTGAGTTCCGTGATTCCCGCAGGCCTCCGGCTGCCTTGGAAAGGGACATTATCATTACCGGTGACCAGGTATCCAGTGCCCAATCCAACTTTGATACCCAGACGGGGCAACCCCAGGTGAATATCAGTCTGGATAGCCACGGTGGCACACTCATGAACCGGGCCACCCGCCATAATATTGGCCGGGCTATGGCAGTGCTGTTTATCGAGCAAAAGCCTTATACCCGGACAGAAACCCGTGTGGAGAATGGCAAGGAAATCAAGGTCAAGGTTCCCGGTTTTAAGGAAGAGAAACATATTATCAGCCTGGCCACCATTCAGAGTGCCCTGGGTAATCAGTTCCGTATCACCGGCCTGGACTCTGTAGGTGAGGCCTCTGAGCTGGCCTTGCTGTTGCGGGCCGGTTCCCTGGCAGCCCCCATGTATTTTGCTGAAGAGCGTACCGTGGGTCCCAGCCTGGGGGCAGAAAATATTGCCATGGGCATTAACTCTACCCTGATTGGCCTGGCGCTGGTGGTGATGTTTATGGTGGTGGTGTACCGGGTTTTTGGTTTGATGGCCAATATTGCCCTGGCCTGCAACCTGATGTTGCTGACGGCAGCCATGAGTTTGTTTGGCGCTACCCTGACCATGCCTGGTATTGCCGGTATCGTGTTGACCCTGGGTATGGCCGTGGATGCCAATGTGTTGGTATTTTCCCGGATACGGGAAGAGATCAAGAATGGGCGGCCGATTCAGCGAGCCATTCATGATGGTTACGATCGTGCCTTTGTGTCCATTTTTGATGGTAATATCACCACCCTGCTGGTGGGTGTGATTCTGTTTGCAGTGGGAACAGGGCCTGTTAAGGGATTCGCTGTGACGCTGTCCATTGGTATTCTTACCTCCATGTTTACTGCCATTGTGGTAACCCGTTCACTGGTTAATCTGGTTTACGGTGGCCGCAATGTGAAAAAACTCTATATCTGA
- the secF gene encoding protein translocase subunit SecF: MSKKKNMTQANENAASDARPDEKIIGFMKLRTMATVLSLVLIVGSLVSLATRGISWGLDFTGGTQVELFYEKPVNVSDVREQLAADGHPDAIVKESGSANNILVTIAGDDAALGNRVAQMLDANYEGRVEAKRIEYVGPQVGEKLREQGGLGMLMALGLVMLYIAFRFQFKFSVGAVTALAHDSIIVLGVFSLLGLQFDLTVMAAILAVVGYSLNDTIIVYDRIRENFRKRRKGGPTEIIDVSLTQTLGRTLATSGTTLMVLVALFLFGGDMIHNFATALIVGIGVGTYSSIYIASNLLLYMKISREDLVIPVKQDEVDERP, from the coding sequence ATGAGTAAGAAAAAAAACATGACGCAAGCAAATGAAAATGCCGCGTCAGATGCAAGGCCTGATGAAAAAATCATAGGCTTTATGAAGCTGAGGACAATGGCAACGGTACTGTCACTGGTTCTCATTGTTGGCTCGCTGGTTTCCCTGGCTACCCGGGGAATAAGCTGGGGGCTGGATTTTACTGGTGGTACCCAGGTTGAGCTGTTTTATGAGAAGCCTGTCAATGTCTCTGATGTCAGGGAACAGTTGGCGGCGGACGGTCATCCGGACGCTATCGTCAAGGAATCCGGTTCCGCCAATAACATCCTTGTCACTATTGCCGGTGATGATGCCGCTCTGGGCAACCGTGTTGCCCAGATGCTGGATGCCAATTATGAGGGACGTGTTGAGGCCAAGCGGATAGAGTATGTGGGTCCCCAGGTGGGGGAAAAACTCAGGGAGCAGGGTGGCCTGGGTATGCTGATGGCGCTGGGGCTGGTTATGCTCTATATTGCCTTTCGCTTCCAGTTCAAGTTCTCTGTGGGTGCGGTAACCGCACTGGCCCATGACTCGATCATTGTGCTGGGTGTGTTCTCCCTGTTGGGCTTGCAGTTTGACCTGACAGTCATGGCGGCCATTCTGGCGGTGGTAGGTTATTCATTGAACGACACTATCATTGTTTATGACCGCATCCGTGAGAATTTCCGCAAGCGCCGCAAGGGTGGACCTACTGAAATTATTGATGTTTCCCTGACCCAGACGTTGGGACGGACATTGGCAACTTCCGGTACTACTTTAATGGTGCTGGTGGCATTGTTCCTGTTTGGTGGCGATATGATTCATAACTTTGCCACAGCATTGATTGTGGGCATCGGAGTGGGTACCTATTCCTCTATTTATATTGCCTCCAACTTGCTGCTGTATATGAAGATCAGTCGGGAAGACCTGGTGATTCCTGTTAAGCAGGATGAGGTGGATGAAAGACCCTGA
- a CDS encoding inositol monophosphatase: MQPMVNMALRAARVAGDIIVHAFSDLDKLKVESKERNDFVTEVDRASEKAIIDALRKAYPDHGFYGEESGHQPGKGEGKDYLWIIDPLDGTTNFIRGIPQFAISIACQYRGRLEHAVVVDPIKGEEFCASRGQGATRNSKRIRVSNRKSLEGALIGTGIPFMRPGITHLDNYLNMMRSLLGDTAGIRRAGAASLDLAYVACGRLDAFWEIGLKEYDMAAGALLIQEAGGLVSDFKGGPDFLDKGQVVCGSPKCFKEVLQRIRPFVIDGMGRY; the protein is encoded by the coding sequence ATGCAACCCATGGTTAACATGGCCCTGCGCGCAGCGCGTGTGGCCGGCGATATTATTGTTCACGCTTTTTCAGACCTTGATAAACTCAAGGTTGAGAGCAAAGAAAGAAACGATTTCGTCACAGAAGTGGACAGGGCATCAGAAAAAGCCATCATCGACGCACTCCGCAAAGCTTATCCCGATCACGGTTTTTACGGTGAAGAATCCGGTCACCAGCCTGGCAAAGGCGAAGGTAAAGACTACCTCTGGATTATTGACCCCCTGGATGGCACCACTAACTTTATCCGCGGCATCCCACAGTTTGCCATCTCCATTGCCTGCCAGTACCGCGGTCGTCTTGAACACGCCGTTGTTGTAGATCCCATTAAAGGCGAAGAATTCTGTGCCAGCCGCGGCCAGGGCGCAACCCGCAACAGCAAGCGCATTCGCGTGAGTAATCGCAAGAGCCTGGAAGGTGCCCTGATTGGAACCGGCATTCCTTTTATGCGCCCCGGTATCACCCACCTGGACAATTACCTGAATATGATGCGCTCATTGCTGGGCGATACCGCCGGTATCCGTCGCGCAGGTGCCGCATCCCTGGACCTGGCCTATGTAGCCTGTGGTCGCCTGGATGCCTTCTGGGAAATTGGCCTGAAAGAGTACGATATGGCAGCAGGTGCCCTGCTGATTCAAGAAGCAGGCGGCCTGGTCAGCGACTTTAAAGGCGGCCCGGACTTTCTTGATAAAGGACAGGTGGTCTGCGGTTCTCCCAAATGCTTCAAGGAAGTGCTTCAGCGCATTCGCCCTTTTGTCATTGACGGTATGGGACGGTATTAA
- a CDS encoding RNA methyltransferase, translated as MLDNLSIVLVKPSHPGNIGAAARAMKTMGLKQLCLVEPDDFPSGTATALASGADDILAQARVVSSLEEAVADCQFVVGTSARVRGVSLPLVDPRSCAKTILEESSRGSVGLVFGREDKGLTNEQLRLCHLQVHIPTNPDFSSLNLGAAVQVMCYELRMSGLLASGDIELPQVRSHDLATVEDMERFYSHLYETLIEIGFLDHSSHEKIMAKLRRLYGRVRPDRVELSILRGVLSETQRCLDKRS; from the coding sequence GTGCTTGATAATCTCTCTATTGTGCTGGTTAAACCTTCTCACCCCGGAAATATCGGTGCAGCCGCACGTGCGATGAAAACCATGGGGCTTAAGCAACTTTGTCTGGTTGAACCTGATGACTTTCCTTCTGGCACGGCCACGGCCCTGGCCTCGGGTGCTGATGATATTCTTGCGCAGGCCCGGGTGGTTTCTTCCCTGGAAGAGGCTGTTGCGGATTGCCAGTTTGTTGTTGGTACCAGCGCCAGGGTGAGAGGGGTTTCTTTGCCGCTGGTTGATCCTCGCAGTTGTGCTAAAACAATTCTTGAAGAGTCTTCCCGGGGCTCTGTTGGTCTGGTGTTTGGTCGTGAAGATAAAGGACTCACCAATGAGCAATTGAGGCTCTGCCATCTCCAGGTGCATATTCCCACCAATCCGGATTTTAGTTCATTGAATCTGGGGGCAGCCGTGCAAGTTATGTGTTATGAGTTGCGAATGTCAGGATTGCTGGCTTCGGGCGATATTGAGCTGCCGCAGGTGAGGAGTCATGACCTGGCCACTGTTGAGGATATGGAGCGTTTTTACAGTCATCTCTATGAGACATTGATTGAAATCGGCTTTCTTGACCATAGCAGCCACGAAAAAATTATGGCGAAGCTTCGCAGGCTGTACGGACGTGTTCGTCCTGACAGGGTTGAGCTCAGTATTCTCAGGGGGGTATTGTCTGAAACCCAGCGATGTCTGGATAAGCGCTCTTGA
- the cysE gene encoding serine O-acetyltransferase, producing the protein MFERVKEDIASVFDRDPAARNTFEVLTNYPGLHALLLHRLAHGIWRRGFKWLARSISTFSRWFTGIEIHPGATIGRRFFIDHGMGVVIGETAEIGNDVTLYQGVTLGGTSWNKGKRHPTLEDGVVVGAGAKVLGPFTVGKNAKVGSNAVVVKAVPEGATVVGIPGRVVKKRVSEDERLQAMAEKMGFDAYAVTSEMPDPTAHAISAMLNHLQEVDSRIEVLCKTLKEQGVDCKVGPLPELKEEDFAAVKEEAEASV; encoded by the coding sequence ATGTTTGAACGAGTAAAAGAAGATATTGCCAGCGTATTTGACCGGGATCCGGCGGCCCGGAATACCTTTGAGGTGTTGACGAATTACCCGGGTTTGCATGCTTTGCTGTTGCACCGCCTTGCCCATGGTATTTGGCGGCGTGGGTTTAAGTGGTTGGCCAGGAGTATTTCTACCTTCAGCCGCTGGTTTACCGGGATTGAAATTCATCCGGGCGCGACCATTGGCAGGCGTTTCTTCATTGATCACGGTATGGGTGTGGTGATTGGGGAAACCGCAGAAATTGGTAATGATGTGACCCTTTATCAGGGGGTGACCCTGGGTGGCACCTCATGGAATAAGGGTAAGCGCCATCCGACCCTTGAAGACGGCGTGGTTGTTGGTGCCGGTGCCAAGGTGTTGGGGCCTTTTACGGTGGGTAAGAATGCCAAGGTGGGTTCCAATGCGGTGGTGGTCAAGGCGGTGCCTGAAGGCGCAACGGTTGTGGGTATTCCTGGCAGGGTGGTTAAAAAGCGGGTGTCTGAGGACGAGCGTTTGCAGGCAATGGCGGAAAAGATGGGGTTTGATGCCTATGCGGTGACCTCTGAAATGCCGGACCCCACAGCCCATGCCATATCCGCCATGCTGAATCATTTGCAGGAAGTGGATTCGAGAATTGAGGTATTGTGCAAAACCCTGAAGGAGCAGGGGGTGGATTGCAAGGTGGGTCCTTTACCTGAGCTCAAGGAAGAAGACTTTGCAGCGGTAAAGGAAGAAGCGGAGGCTTCTGTGTGA
- the iscR gene encoding Fe-S cluster assembly transcriptional regulator IscR, with translation MRLTTKGRYAVTAMLDLALHAGQGPVALADISERQGISLSYLEQLFSRLRRNDLVSSVRGPGGGYLLSRECEKIFVAEVIDAVNESVDATRCKGNGGCQQGATCLTHHLWHDLSRQIHTFLGGISLADLVGKREVQHVACRQDRQQQGPEELIKKSAADLML, from the coding sequence ATGCGATTAACCACTAAAGGACGTTACGCTGTAACCGCAATGCTCGACCTGGCGCTCCACGCAGGTCAGGGGCCTGTGGCACTGGCGGATATTTCGGAACGTCAGGGAATTTCCCTTTCCTATCTGGAGCAGTTGTTTTCAAGGCTGCGTCGTAATGACCTGGTGTCCAGTGTGAGGGGCCCCGGAGGGGGTTACCTGCTAAGTCGGGAATGCGAAAAGATTTTTGTTGCGGAGGTCATTGATGCCGTCAATGAATCCGTAGATGCTACACGCTGCAAGGGTAACGGTGGTTGCCAGCAGGGTGCTACCTGTCTTACACACCATTTATGGCATGATTTGAGTCGGCAGATCCACACCTTTCTTGGGGGGATCAGTCTGGCTGATCTGGTAGGCAAGCGGGAAGTCCAGCATGTAGCGTGCCGTCAGGACCGACAACAGCAAGGGCCTGAGGAACTTATTAAAAAGAGTGCCGCAGATCTTATGCTTTAG
- a CDS encoding IscS subfamily cysteine desulfurase — MKLPIYLDYSATTPVDPRVAEKMSQCLLMEGNFGNPASRSHVFGWKAEEAIENARRQVADLIHADPREIVWTSGATESDNLAIKGVAHFYAKQGKHIITSKIEHKAVLDPCRQLEREGFEVTYLEPDSAGLIQPEAVASALRDDTILVSLMHVNNEIGVINDIAAIGEITRARKVLFHVDAAQSAGKLPLDMEAMKVDLLSISAHKMYGPKGMGALYVRRKPRVRLESQMHGGGHERGMRSGTLPTHQIVGMGEACRIASEEMAVENERLLSLRQRFIDRLAEMEEVHINGSLEQRVAGNLNISFAYVEGESLMMALKDLAVSSGSACTSASLEPSYVLRALGLSDELAHSSLRFSFGRFTTVEEVEYAVDKVWDAVNKLRELSPLWDMYQDGVDLDNVQWAAH; from the coding sequence ATGAAGCTACCTATTTACCTTGATTACTCCGCAACAACACCGGTGGATCCCCGTGTTGCTGAAAAAATGAGTCAGTGCCTGTTGATGGAGGGTAATTTTGGTAATCCTGCTTCCCGCTCCCACGTGTTTGGCTGGAAAGCTGAAGAAGCCATCGAGAATGCCCGCCGGCAGGTTGCCGATTTGATTCATGCCGACCCCCGGGAAATTGTCTGGACATCGGGGGCTACAGAGTCGGATAACCTGGCCATAAAGGGCGTTGCTCATTTTTATGCAAAACAGGGTAAGCATATCATTACCTCTAAAATTGAGCATAAGGCGGTTCTGGATCCCTGCCGCCAGTTGGAAAGAGAAGGCTTTGAGGTGACTTATCTGGAGCCTGACAGTGCAGGGTTGATTCAACCGGAAGCGGTGGCAAGTGCCCTGAGGGATGACACCATTCTGGTCAGCCTGATGCATGTTAATAATGAAATTGGTGTGATTAACGATATTGCCGCTATCGGTGAAATTACCCGTGCTCGCAAAGTACTGTTCCATGTGGATGCTGCCCAGAGTGCAGGTAAACTGCCCCTTGATATGGAAGCCATGAAAGTGGACCTGCTGTCCATTTCTGCCCATAAAATGTATGGCCCCAAAGGTATGGGAGCTTTATATGTACGCCGTAAGCCCCGGGTTCGTCTTGAGTCCCAGATGCACGGTGGCGGACATGAACGGGGAATGCGCTCTGGAACCCTGCCTACCCACCAGATTGTGGGTATGGGTGAGGCTTGCCGTATCGCATCAGAAGAGATGGCTGTAGAGAATGAGCGTTTATTAAGCCTGAGGCAACGCTTTATTGATCGCCTGGCCGAAATGGAAGAGGTTCATATTAATGGCAGTCTTGAGCAGCGTGTGGCCGGAAACCTTAATATCAGCTTCGCTTATGTAGAAGGCGAATCCCTGATGATGGCCCTGAAAGACCTTGCCGTTTCATCCGGTTCTGCCTGTACCTCTGCCAGCCTTGAGCCTTCTTATGTCTTACGGGCTTTAGGGTTGAGTGATGAACTTGCGCATAGCTCCCTTCGCTTCAGCTTTGGCCGCTTTACTACAGTTGAAGAGGTTGAATATGCGGTAGATAAAGTGTGGGATGCTGTAAACAAACTCCGTGAGCTATCTCCTTTGTGGGATATGTACCAGGACGGTGTCGATCTCGACAACGTCCAGTGGGCTGCTCATTGA